A region of Myxococcus stipitatus DSM 14675 DNA encodes the following proteins:
- a CDS encoding suppressor of fused domain protein, translated as MKAPETDEDFIQWYEDCWADRDEVEYPKMFGAIDEGVFTLDQTDAIQAWMESDIAQVEGDPDPNWGPMGVRVAPPSTDYPYWTYVTSGLSNPFTITPGEEVPDDAPSGIGYEMVIHTKEEAKWPVFRLLDMMAYNLVCMRAFAMGHRYPVEGTLDGGDSKLSGFVFVRDPSRPDHFALPSGKVQLLTLVGVTKNEMAFARSNGMDKLLEKLVAAGSGYITHPDREEVKL; from the coding sequence ATGAAAGCCCCGGAGACGGACGAAGACTTCATCCAGTGGTACGAGGACTGCTGGGCGGACCGCGATGAAGTCGAGTACCCCAAGATGTTCGGCGCCATCGACGAAGGCGTCTTCACGCTCGACCAGACCGACGCCATCCAAGCGTGGATGGAGAGTGACATCGCGCAAGTAGAAGGCGACCCGGACCCCAACTGGGGACCGATGGGCGTGCGCGTGGCCCCGCCGAGCACGGACTACCCCTACTGGACCTACGTCACCAGTGGACTGTCCAACCCCTTCACCATCACCCCCGGCGAGGAGGTCCCCGACGACGCCCCCAGTGGCATCGGCTACGAGATGGTCATCCACACGAAGGAAGAGGCCAAGTGGCCCGTCTTCCGACTGCTGGACATGATGGCCTACAACCTCGTGTGCATGCGGGCCTTCGCCATGGGCCACCGCTACCCCGTGGAAGGCACCCTCGACGGCGGAGACTCCAAGCTCAGCGGCTTCGTCTTCGTCCGAGACCCCTCCCGCCCCGACCACTTCGCCCTGCCCAGCGGCAAGGTGCAGTTGCTCACCCTGGTCGGTGTCACCAAGAACGAGATGGCCTTCGCCCGCTCCAACGGCATGGACAAGCTGCTGGAGAAGCTGGTCGCCGCGGGCTCCGGCTACATCACCCACCCGGACCGTGAGGAAGTGAAGCTGTAG
- a CDS encoding DUF1338 domain-containing protein — translation MTTAQATRLLDLLWERYAAEVPYARTFVELSGGSFRNDHVALRSLARPGGGIALFSRPFERLGWKPAGAYTFPDAHLSAIYLSHPAGLPRVFLSELKSEELSPRARELLSTLPDDSPPPEDVDALAAWFCSPPPPSEAALLELEKESQYGAWLLAFGRKVNHFTGSVDDVEAWQRRMRDAGVPMKADIEGAPGTKLRQTATQAAPLSVTLREGGRRPWPYAYFEIAQRTPDFDGFLGPQARALFDMTKR, via the coding sequence ATGACGACCGCACAAGCCACCCGGCTCTTGGACCTGCTTTGGGAGCGCTACGCCGCGGAGGTGCCTTATGCGCGCACCTTCGTGGAGCTCTCCGGGGGCAGCTTTCGCAATGACCATGTCGCGCTGCGCTCGCTGGCGAGGCCCGGAGGCGGCATCGCGCTCTTCTCGCGTCCCTTCGAGCGGCTGGGCTGGAAGCCCGCGGGCGCGTACACGTTCCCGGACGCGCACCTCTCCGCCATCTACCTGTCGCACCCCGCGGGGCTGCCGCGCGTCTTCCTCTCCGAGCTGAAGTCGGAGGAGCTGTCGCCGCGTGCGCGGGAGCTGCTCTCCACGCTGCCGGACGACTCACCGCCGCCCGAGGACGTGGACGCGCTGGCGGCGTGGTTCTGCTCGCCGCCGCCCCCGTCGGAGGCCGCGCTGCTGGAGCTGGAGAAGGAGTCGCAGTACGGCGCGTGGCTGCTGGCCTTCGGCCGCAAGGTGAATCACTTCACGGGCTCGGTGGACGACGTGGAGGCGTGGCAGCGGCGCATGCGCGACGCGGGCGTGCCCATGAAGGCGGACATCGAGGGCGCTCCGGGCACGAAGCTGCGGCAGACCGCCACGCAGGCGGCGCCGCTGTCGGTGACGCTGCGCGAGGGCGGCCGCCGTCCGTGGCCCTACGCGTACTTCGAAATCGCGCAGCGCACGCCGGACTTCGACGGCTTCCTGGGGCCGCAGGCGCGCGCGCTGTTCGACATGACGAAGCGCTGA
- a CDS encoding phage tail protein, translated as MSDQFIGEIRIFAGNFAPQGWALCEGQILSIAQNQALFAILGTTYGGNGQTTFALPDLRGRYPMQSGQGPGLSPRALGEQGGVETVTLISTQMPAHTHSLNVSSQDGDTETPVGTVLAADTEATATNYRSAPIDGTMNPMAIGIAGGSQPHQNMCPFLVLNFIIALEGVFPSRG; from the coding sequence GTGTCAGATCAGTTCATCGGTGAGATCAGGATTTTCGCGGGGAACTTCGCACCTCAGGGGTGGGCGCTCTGCGAAGGGCAGATTCTCTCCATCGCGCAGAACCAGGCGCTCTTCGCCATCCTCGGCACGACGTATGGCGGCAATGGACAGACAACCTTCGCGCTGCCGGACCTGCGCGGCCGCTATCCCATGCAGTCGGGCCAGGGGCCTGGGCTCTCCCCGCGCGCCTTGGGTGAGCAGGGCGGCGTGGAGACGGTGACGCTGATTTCGACCCAGATGCCCGCGCACACCCACTCGCTCAACGTCAGCTCGCAGGACGGAGACACGGAGACGCCCGTGGGGACGGTACTCGCGGCGGACACCGAAGCCACCGCCACCAACTACCGCTCTGCGCCCATCGACGGGACGATGAACCCCATGGCCATCGGCATCGCGGGGGGGAGCCAGCCGCACCAGAACATGTGCCCGTTCCTGGTCCTCAACTTCATCATCGCCTTGGAAGGCGTGTTCCCCTCGCGAGGCTAG
- a CDS encoding acyl-CoA desaturase, whose translation MAVLAFFVSHWLLCVFFQSFFQHRYSAHRMYTMGPRTERVMHLLTYLVQGSSYLSPKAYAILHREHHAFSDTEKDPHSPHFFTDVFRMMLHTKKRYDDYTEGKGQPEPRFLGGYPEWPLVDDTLRTSWVATLFWVAAYSSFYIAFATSPWQFLLLPIHFLMGPVHGAIVNWCGHKYGYRNFDSTDKSRNTLPVEVLCMGELFQNNHHKYGSSPNFAARKFEVDPTWQVMRVLAKLGVIRIATPQRAVWPEPREAAREAGAARAA comes from the coding sequence ATGGCCGTCCTTGCCTTCTTCGTGTCGCACTGGCTGCTCTGCGTCTTCTTCCAGAGCTTCTTCCAGCACCGGTACTCCGCGCACCGCATGTACACCATGGGTCCGCGCACGGAGCGGGTGATGCACCTGCTCACCTACCTGGTGCAGGGCTCGTCGTACCTGTCGCCCAAGGCCTACGCCATCCTGCACCGCGAGCACCACGCCTTCTCCGACACGGAGAAGGACCCGCACTCGCCGCACTTCTTCACGGACGTGTTCCGGATGATGCTGCACACGAAGAAGCGCTACGACGACTACACCGAGGGCAAGGGCCAGCCGGAGCCCCGCTTCCTGGGGGGCTACCCCGAGTGGCCGCTGGTGGATGACACCCTGCGCACCTCGTGGGTGGCGACGCTCTTCTGGGTGGCGGCGTACTCGTCGTTCTACATCGCGTTCGCCACGTCGCCCTGGCAGTTCCTGCTGCTGCCCATCCACTTCCTGATGGGGCCGGTGCACGGGGCCATCGTGAACTGGTGCGGCCACAAGTACGGCTACCGGAACTTCGACAGCACGGACAAGTCGCGCAACACGCTCCCCGTGGAGGTGCTGTGCATGGGTGAGCTGTTCCAGAACAACCACCACAAGTACGGCAGCAGCCCGAACTTCGCGGCGCGCAAGTTCGAGGTGGACCCCACGTGGCAGGTGATGCGCGTGCTGGCGAAGCTGGGCGTCATCCGCATCGCCACGCCGCAGCGGGCCGTGTGGCCGGAGCCGCGCGAGGCCGCTCGCGAGGCGGGGGCCGCTCGGGCCGCCTGA
- a CDS encoding GNAT family N-acetyltransferase, whose translation MPTDTPLRLRILDAVTDVPAADWDSLTGPDAPPFIRHAWLAAMEESGSATEETGWAPHHLTLWRGPTLVAAAPAYRKFHSMGEYIYDFGWADAAARAGVEYYPKLLVGGPLSPATVPRLLIAEGEDVPLLRKALLSAAVQSARESGCSSVHFLYPTDDEADFLEEQGLARRVTLQFHWKNPGYGSYDDYLSRFDSKRRNQLKRERAAAASQGILLRTVRREELTAAHAKRAHEFYTATCERHAWGQVQLTPGFFSRVFQAMPDTVEMVEAVREGQVIAGAFNLATKERLYGRYWGSVEEHPFLHFHVCLYHSVDDCIRAGRKVFEPGAGGEHKVSRGFEPSAVHSAHVIFDRRLDSAVRDHVRRERARLNLAVEEAERICGLKPWPLPGSREP comes from the coding sequence GTGCCCACCGACACCCCGCTCCGCCTTCGCATCCTCGACGCAGTGACGGACGTCCCGGCCGCTGACTGGGACTCCTTGACGGGGCCGGATGCGCCTCCCTTCATCCGGCACGCCTGGCTGGCTGCGATGGAGGAGAGCGGCAGCGCCACCGAGGAGACCGGGTGGGCGCCGCACCACCTGACGCTGTGGCGAGGCCCGACGCTGGTGGCCGCCGCGCCCGCGTACCGCAAGTTCCACAGCATGGGCGAGTACATCTACGACTTCGGCTGGGCGGACGCGGCCGCTCGCGCGGGGGTGGAGTACTACCCGAAGCTCCTCGTCGGTGGGCCGCTGTCCCCGGCCACGGTGCCGCGGCTGCTCATCGCGGAGGGCGAGGACGTGCCGCTCCTGCGCAAGGCGCTCCTGTCCGCGGCGGTGCAGAGCGCGCGGGAGTCGGGGTGCTCGTCGGTGCACTTCCTCTACCCGACGGACGACGAGGCGGACTTCCTGGAGGAGCAGGGGCTGGCGCGGCGGGTGACGCTCCAGTTCCATTGGAAGAACCCGGGGTACGGCAGCTACGACGACTACCTCTCGCGCTTCGACTCCAAGCGCCGCAACCAGCTCAAGCGCGAGCGCGCGGCGGCGGCCTCGCAGGGCATCCTGCTGCGCACGGTGCGGCGCGAGGAATTGACCGCGGCGCATGCGAAGCGCGCGCATGAGTTCTACACGGCCACGTGTGAGCGGCACGCGTGGGGACAGGTGCAGCTCACGCCGGGGTTCTTCTCCCGCGTCTTCCAGGCGATGCCGGACACGGTGGAGATGGTGGAGGCGGTGCGCGAGGGCCAGGTCATCGCGGGGGCGTTCAACCTGGCGACGAAGGAGCGGCTCTACGGCCGCTACTGGGGCAGCGTCGAGGAGCACCCGTTCCTGCACTTCCATGTCTGCCTGTATCACTCGGTCGACGACTGCATCCGCGCGGGCCGCAAGGTGTTCGAGCCCGGTGCGGGCGGCGAGCACAAGGTGTCTCGGGGCTTCGAGCCCTCCGCGGTGCACAGCGCCCACGTGATTTTCGACCGGAGGCTGGACTCCGCGGTGAGGGACCACGTGCGCCGCGAGCGGGCCCGGCTCAACCTGGCCGTGGAGGAAGCCGAGCGGATCTGCGGCCTCAAGCCCTGGCCGCTCCCCGGGTCCAGGGAGCCCTGA
- a CDS encoding AI-2E family transporter, with amino-acid sequence MEDERRVGQHSQVTLKTVFTVCFAVLAVLALVVLVVRTRVALTLTGLAALLALALEHGVSFLEHKKVPRPLAIALMLTGALTALAALALLVIPAAAAQVDALMVQWPQLWQEVRESRLSRVFVQRLHNLGWTPKLDISTPELTGGTVPTLVMHAIGSVVGLFGGALSVFFLVVFMLVFGGGLLRRLLELPRPEHRQRYVRVLRNVYEATGGYLIGLTLICTFNALLTSTVLAVLGVPYFLPLGILSGFSSMVPYAGPVVAGGFITLLTWATGGMWLALGVLAYFALYGQLEGNVLAPLVFRRTVHVNPLVVLLAVLFCAELAGVVGAVVAVPVAASAQIIIREVLLFRQERLVARPPSSPPVS; translated from the coding sequence GTGGAGGACGAGCGGCGGGTGGGGCAGCACTCCCAGGTGACACTCAAGACGGTGTTCACCGTGTGCTTCGCGGTGCTGGCGGTGCTGGCGCTCGTGGTGCTGGTGGTGCGCACGCGCGTCGCGCTCACGCTGACGGGGCTCGCCGCGCTGCTGGCCCTGGCGCTGGAGCACGGGGTGTCGTTCCTGGAGCACAAGAAGGTGCCTCGGCCCCTGGCCATCGCGCTGATGCTGACGGGGGCCCTGACGGCGCTGGCGGCGCTGGCCCTGCTGGTCATCCCCGCCGCCGCGGCGCAGGTCGACGCGCTGATGGTGCAGTGGCCCCAGCTCTGGCAGGAGGTGCGCGAGTCACGGCTCAGCCGCGTCTTCGTCCAGCGGCTCCACAACCTGGGCTGGACGCCGAAGCTGGACATCTCGACGCCGGAGCTGACGGGGGGCACGGTCCCGACGCTCGTGATGCATGCCATTGGCAGCGTGGTGGGCCTCTTCGGCGGCGCGCTGAGCGTCTTCTTCCTCGTCGTCTTCATGCTGGTGTTCGGCGGCGGGCTGCTGCGGCGGCTGTTGGAGTTGCCCCGGCCGGAGCACCGGCAGCGCTACGTGCGCGTGCTGCGCAATGTGTACGAGGCCACGGGCGGCTACCTGATTGGCCTCACGCTCATCTGCACGTTCAACGCGCTGCTCACGTCCACAGTGCTGGCGGTGCTCGGCGTGCCGTACTTCCTGCCGCTGGGCATCCTCAGCGGCTTCTCCAGCATGGTGCCCTACGCGGGGCCCGTGGTGGCCGGAGGCTTCATCACGCTGCTGACGTGGGCGACGGGCGGCATGTGGCTGGCGCTCGGCGTGCTGGCGTACTTCGCGCTGTACGGGCAACTCGAGGGCAACGTGCTGGCGCCGCTCGTGTTCCGGCGCACGGTGCACGTCAACCCGCTGGTCGTCCTGCTGGCGGTGCTGTTCTGCGCGGAGCTGGCGGGCGTCGTCGGCGCGGTGGTGGCGGTGCCCGTCGCGGCGTCGGCGCAAATCATCATCCGGGAGGTGCTCCTGTTCCGACAGGAGCGTCTGGTCGCGCGGCCTCCCTCCTCCCCGCCGGTGTCTTGA
- a CDS encoding sugar O-acetyltransferase yields MARTELEKMLAGELYNAMDAELVAGRSRARKLVRLYNDTDMEDAAARQQLLGQLIGKLGTGVYLEPPFHCDYGTFISLGDRVYMNFQCVILDCTHVTIGHDVSFGPNVHVYAATHPLDADERIKGPELAKPVTIGAKTWVGGGSIIVPGVTIGEGVTIGAGSVVTKDIPPYVLAAGNPCRVIRALR; encoded by the coding sequence ATGGCACGGACCGAGCTGGAGAAGATGCTGGCGGGTGAGCTGTACAACGCCATGGACGCGGAGCTGGTCGCGGGGAGGTCTCGCGCGCGCAAGCTCGTGCGCCTCTACAACGACACCGACATGGAGGACGCGGCCGCGCGACAGCAATTGCTGGGACAGCTCATCGGAAAGCTGGGCACGGGCGTCTACCTCGAGCCGCCCTTCCACTGCGACTACGGCACCTTCATCAGCCTGGGCGACCGCGTCTACATGAACTTCCAATGCGTCATCCTGGACTGCACCCATGTGACCATCGGCCATGACGTGTCCTTCGGGCCCAACGTCCACGTCTACGCGGCCACGCATCCCCTGGACGCGGACGAGCGCATCAAGGGCCCGGAGCTGGCGAAGCCCGTCACCATCGGCGCGAAGACGTGGGTGGGCGGAGGCTCCATCATCGTGCCGGGCGTCACCATCGGAGAGGGCGTCACCATCGGCGCCGGCAGCGTGGTGACGAAGGACATCCCGCCGTATGTCCTCGCGGCGGGAAATCCCTGTCGTGTCATCCGCGCCCTGCGGTGA
- the bioA gene encoding adenosylmethionine--8-amino-7-oxononanoate transaminase, with protein MERANIVLLDKAHVWHPYTAMEAYIAATQPLVIDRAEGCYLFDVDGKRYLDANGSWWVSTLGHRHPRLLRALTEQAGKLPHVSLAGITHEPAAALATELAAIAPGADRPEIPLAEKLTRVFYSDNGSTAVEVAIKMVAQYWAQNGRPRRTRFITLSGAFHGETLGSTSVGGVPLFREVFGPLLFDVVHVPSPAEEGGWERAFNQVQAALRENPEEIAGVIVEPVIQGASGMQMYSPDFLRAVREATRAVDTFLIADEVFTGLGRTGARFAVDLAGVVPDVLCLAKALSGGLMPFAATLASERLFSGFLGASSRALYYGHSYCGNPLGAAVAREVLAVYRTEDILGQVARKAPLVKAAFERMAASIPGLVRPRAVGMVGAVDLGGGGYLASGGWRVYEAAKRRGLYLRPLGDTVYIAPALNIPDSVLEELLSGVEESLREVAGG; from the coding sequence ATGGAGCGGGCCAACATCGTCCTGCTGGACAAGGCGCACGTCTGGCATCCGTACACCGCCATGGAGGCCTACATCGCGGCGACCCAGCCCCTGGTCATCGACCGCGCGGAGGGGTGCTACCTCTTCGACGTCGACGGGAAGCGCTACCTCGATGCGAACGGCTCCTGGTGGGTCTCCACCCTGGGGCACCGCCACCCCCGGCTCTTGCGAGCGCTCACCGAGCAGGCGGGGAAGCTGCCCCACGTCTCGCTCGCGGGCATCACCCATGAGCCCGCCGCCGCGCTCGCCACGGAGCTGGCCGCGATTGCACCGGGCGCGGACCGTCCGGAAATCCCCTTGGCGGAGAAGCTGACGCGCGTCTTCTACTCCGACAACGGCAGCACGGCGGTCGAGGTCGCCATCAAGATGGTGGCCCAGTACTGGGCGCAGAACGGCCGCCCGCGCCGCACGCGCTTCATCACGCTCTCGGGCGCGTTCCACGGAGAGACCCTCGGCTCCACCAGCGTGGGCGGCGTGCCGCTGTTCCGCGAGGTGTTCGGCCCGCTCCTCTTCGACGTGGTGCACGTGCCGTCGCCCGCGGAGGAGGGCGGCTGGGAGCGCGCCTTCAACCAGGTTCAGGCCGCGCTGCGCGAGAATCCGGAGGAGATTGCCGGCGTCATCGTGGAGCCCGTGATTCAGGGCGCCTCCGGCATGCAGATGTACTCGCCGGACTTCCTGCGCGCGGTGCGCGAGGCCACGCGCGCGGTGGACACGTTCCTCATCGCCGACGAGGTCTTCACCGGCCTGGGCCGCACCGGCGCGCGCTTCGCCGTGGACCTGGCCGGCGTGGTGCCCGACGTGCTGTGTCTGGCCAAGGCGCTCTCGGGCGGCTTGATGCCCTTCGCCGCGACGCTCGCCTCGGAGCGCCTCTTCTCGGGCTTCCTGGGGGCGTCCTCGCGGGCGCTGTATTACGGGCACTCGTACTGCGGCAACCCGCTGGGCGCGGCCGTCGCTCGCGAGGTGCTCGCGGTGTATCGCACCGAGGACATCCTGGGGCAGGTGGCGCGCAAGGCGCCGCTCGTGAAGGCCGCCTTTGAGCGCATGGCCGCCTCCATCCCGGGCCTGGTGCGTCCGCGCGCCGTGGGCATGGTGGGCGCGGTGGACCTGGGCGGCGGCGGCTACCTGGCGAGCGGTGGCTGGCGCGTGTACGAGGCCGCGAAGCGCCGGGGCCTCTACCTGCGCCCGCTCGGGGACACGGTCTACATCGCGCCCGCGCTCAACATCCCGGACTCGGTGCTCGAGGAATTGCTGTCGGGCGTGGAGGAGTCGCTGCGAGAGGTCGCCGGGGGGTGA
- a CDS encoding ATP-binding protein, giving the protein MSATDTRQEVPATSADALLEALDEAERHDSEGCMVLRAVRDAAGAIVDFEWLWANPAATRALGQGADSLRGRRLREVSPDAGLGGRLEVLRQVVESGRPAADNFPEGDAWLLGTAVPLRDGVLLRVRDVTSALRVEEGLRDTLDWVRDVLESTPEAFFTADAEWRITYVNRQAAEITGRTQEQVFRRVLWQACPELIGTLFERELRRVAAEGSSTIFEVRTAPERWHEVHAWCSGQNVSVFSRDITGKKRAEAERDALLTREHSGRLEAEALVRERTEELVAARERLVQSEKLAMAGQLAEGVGHEINNPLSYVSGNLQFALEQLEQLHHVKDPQAGPLNEALEALREAREGAERIRVIVRDLQMFARADEPHLSPVDVHAALEFGLAMAMPHLRYRAEVVRRYAQVPTVMAHEARLGQVFLHLLVNAAQAIPEGDFNRHRVTLSSRVEGAWVVVEVADTGHGMTPEVAERAFEPFFTTRGVGEGSGLGLSTSLGMVRSMRGELTVTSTPGAGTTFRVRLPVTKALPDAVAKGALADVPARKRVLVVDDEPQLASLLRRLLGRHHEVVVTHSGREALALLERDADFDRVFCDLMMADVTGMDLHAELSARGPELLSRFVFMTGGAFTERARAFLQSVPLPRIEKPFDPGTLRALVEGAPPRARAVEPLARVAR; this is encoded by the coding sequence ATGTCGGCGACGGACACGAGACAGGAAGTCCCAGCCACGAGCGCGGACGCACTGCTGGAAGCGCTGGATGAGGCGGAGCGCCATGACTCGGAAGGGTGCATGGTGTTGCGAGCCGTGCGCGATGCGGCTGGCGCCATCGTCGACTTCGAGTGGCTGTGGGCCAACCCCGCGGCGACCCGGGCCCTGGGCCAGGGGGCTGACTCGCTGCGGGGCCGCCGGCTGAGAGAGGTCTCGCCCGACGCGGGCCTGGGCGGTCGGCTGGAGGTGCTGCGGCAGGTGGTGGAGTCGGGGCGACCCGCGGCGGACAACTTCCCGGAAGGCGATGCGTGGCTGCTCGGCACCGCGGTGCCCCTGCGCGACGGTGTGCTCCTGCGCGTGCGCGACGTCACCAGCGCGCTGCGCGTGGAGGAGGGCCTGCGTGACACCCTCGACTGGGTGCGCGACGTGCTGGAGAGCACCCCGGAGGCGTTCTTCACCGCCGACGCCGAGTGGCGCATCACCTACGTCAACCGACAGGCCGCGGAAATCACCGGCCGCACGCAGGAGCAGGTGTTCCGCCGCGTGCTGTGGCAGGCGTGTCCGGAGTTGATCGGCACGCTGTTCGAGCGGGAGCTGCGCCGCGTCGCCGCGGAGGGCTCCTCCACCATCTTCGAGGTGCGCACCGCCCCTGAGCGCTGGCACGAGGTGCATGCCTGGTGCTCCGGGCAGAACGTCTCCGTCTTCTCGCGCGACATCACCGGCAAGAAGCGCGCGGAGGCGGAGCGGGACGCGCTCCTGACGCGCGAGCACTCGGGGCGACTGGAAGCGGAGGCCCTGGTGCGGGAGCGCACCGAGGAGCTGGTGGCCGCGCGCGAGCGCCTGGTGCAGTCGGAGAAGCTGGCCATGGCGGGACAGCTCGCCGAGGGCGTGGGGCACGAAATCAACAACCCGCTCTCCTACGTGAGCGGCAACCTCCAGTTCGCGCTGGAGCAGCTGGAGCAGCTGCACCACGTGAAGGACCCGCAGGCGGGCCCCTTGAACGAGGCGCTGGAGGCGCTGCGAGAGGCCCGCGAGGGCGCCGAGCGCATCCGCGTCATCGTGCGCGACCTGCAGATGTTCGCGCGCGCGGATGAGCCGCACCTGTCCCCGGTGGACGTCCACGCGGCGCTGGAGTTCGGCCTGGCCATGGCGATGCCGCACCTGCGCTACCGCGCGGAGGTGGTGCGGCGCTATGCGCAGGTGCCCACGGTGATGGCGCACGAGGCGCGGCTGGGGCAGGTGTTCCTGCACCTGCTCGTCAACGCGGCGCAGGCGATTCCCGAGGGCGACTTCAACCGGCACCGCGTCACCCTCTCCTCGCGAGTCGAGGGGGCGTGGGTGGTGGTGGAGGTGGCCGACACGGGCCATGGCATGACGCCCGAGGTGGCCGAGCGCGCCTTCGAGCCGTTCTTCACCACGCGGGGCGTGGGGGAGGGCAGTGGGCTGGGGCTGTCCACCAGCCTGGGCATGGTGCGCAGCATGCGCGGGGAGCTGACGGTGACGAGCACGCCGGGCGCGGGGACGACGTTCCGCGTGCGGCTGCCGGTGACGAAGGCGCTGCCGGACGCGGTGGCGAAGGGCGCGCTGGCGGACGTCCCCGCGCGCAAGCGGGTGCTGGTGGTGGACGACGAGCCTCAGCTCGCGTCGCTCTTGCGCCGGCTGCTCGGGCGGCACCACGAGGTGGTGGTGACCCACAGCGGGCGGGAAGCGCTGGCGTTGCTGGAGCGCGACGCCGACTTCGACCGCGTGTTCTGCGACCTGATGATGGCGGACGTGACGGGGATGGACCTGCACGCGGAGCTGTCCGCGCGGGGGCCGGAGCTCCTGTCGCGCTTCGTCTTCATGACGGGCGGCGCGTTCACGGAGCGGGCTCGGGCGTTCCTCCAGTCGGTGCCGCTGCCGCGAATCGAGAAGCCGTTCGACCCGGGCACGCTGCGGGCGCTGGTGGAGGGAGCACCGCCGCGCGCCAGGGCCGTGGAGCCGCTGGCGCGCGTGGCGCGGTGA
- a CDS encoding dipeptide epimerase — MTPTLITAVSFESLDLPLTEPFAIATGAQHVAENVLVRLTLADGTVGLGEAAPFPAVSGETQGSTLASLEAVRAGLLGRDVRAWRPLSEWLGDGLALAPAARAGVEMAVLDALARHHRVPLYVLLGGAGTSLDIDMTVTAGDVAHAAESARAILKRGITTLKVKVGALSPDEDAARMVAIHQVAPHARLFADANGGYDVAEALAFVKELERAEVPLALLEQPVPAADFAGMAEVAGRSRVRVCADESARSAKDVLRLIREGAAHGINIKTMKCGVVEALTMWSLARAAGLELMVGGMVESVLAMSASAHLAAGLGGFTYADLDTPLFIARHPFHGGLRYEGSRLWLDAQAPGHGVTLA, encoded by the coding sequence ATGACGCCCACGCTCATCACCGCCGTCTCCTTCGAGTCCCTGGACCTGCCGCTGACAGAGCCGTTCGCCATCGCCACGGGGGCGCAGCACGTGGCCGAGAACGTCCTGGTGCGGCTGACGCTGGCGGACGGCACGGTGGGCCTGGGGGAGGCGGCTCCCTTCCCCGCCGTGAGCGGAGAGACGCAGGGCAGCACGCTCGCGTCGTTGGAGGCGGTGCGCGCGGGGCTGCTGGGCCGGGACGTCCGCGCGTGGCGCCCGCTGTCGGAGTGGCTGGGGGATGGACTGGCGCTGGCGCCCGCGGCCCGCGCGGGAGTGGAGATGGCGGTGCTGGACGCGCTGGCGCGGCATCACCGCGTGCCGCTGTACGTGCTGCTGGGGGGCGCGGGGACGTCGCTGGACATCGACATGACGGTGACGGCGGGAGACGTGGCGCACGCCGCGGAGTCCGCGCGCGCCATCCTGAAGCGAGGCATCACCACGCTGAAGGTGAAGGTGGGGGCCTTGTCGCCGGACGAGGACGCGGCGCGGATGGTCGCAATCCACCAGGTCGCGCCCCACGCGCGGCTGTTCGCGGATGCGAATGGGGGTTACGACGTGGCGGAGGCGCTGGCCTTCGTGAAGGAGCTGGAGCGGGCGGAGGTGCCCCTGGCGCTGCTGGAGCAGCCGGTGCCCGCGGCGGACTTCGCCGGCATGGCGGAGGTGGCGGGGCGCTCGCGCGTGCGGGTGTGCGCGGACGAGTCCGCGCGCTCGGCGAAGGACGTGCTGCGGCTCATCCGCGAGGGCGCCGCGCACGGCATCAACATCAAGACGATGAAGTGCGGCGTGGTGGAGGCGCTGACGATGTGGAGCCTGGCGCGCGCGGCGGGGCTGGAGCTGATGGTGGGGGGGATGGTGGAGAGCGTGCTGGCGATGAGCGCGTCCGCGCATCTGGCGGCGGGGCTGGGCGGCTTCACGTACGCGGACCTGGACACGCCGCTGTTCATCGCGCGGCATCCGTTCCACGGCGGGCTTCGCTACGAGGGCTCACGGCTGTGGCTGGATGCCCAAGCACCGGGCCACGGTGTCACGCTCGCATGA